The Longimicrobium sp. sequence GCCAATCCTCTCGCGGACGTCGCGAACTACCGCAGGGTCTCGCGCGTGGTGCGTGGAGGTAAGGTGTGGACGCGGCGGGAGCTGGAGTACCGCTGACCTGCATTCACGCGGCGCCGCACGAGAATCTGGCGTAGCGGCGCCGCGAAGAGTACGTTGTTGCCGATGCTTTCTGTGGGTCCCCGCTTTCCTGCCCGAACAGTTCCGCAGGTGACGGAGCGCCGACGATCTGCTCCCTCCCTGCGCCGTCCCATACATCTGCAGTACCGCAGGCGGGCGGCTACCCGCATCCTACCCATCGCACCTTTCGGAGCTTCCATGGACAACACACCGCACGCGCCCTACGTCAACACGCAATCCACGGCTGGCGGCGTCCGCATCACGGGAATAGACATCGGCATCGGCGACCTGATCGTCCTGATGATCAAGGTCGCGATCGCTTCCATCCCCGCGGGCATCATCATCATGATCGTGTTCGGGATCATCGGCGCCATCTTTGGTGGGATCTTCGCGGGGATCATGGGCGGGATGGGGAACTGAGCGGACGATTTACCGGGTAAACCTGTTGAAACGCGGTGAGTAAAGAGAGATGCCTTGCTCCGGAGCCCGGGGCAAGGCATCTTTACGCCCGGTCCTTACTCACACCCGCAACGCCTCGTCCCTCGCACATGGCACACATCACCTGCTTCACCGTCCAGAAGGGCGGTGCGGGCAAGACCAGCATGACGGTCAACGTGGCCGGCACGCTGGCCGGGGCCTATGGGCTCCGCACGCTGGTCATCGACGCGGACCCGCAGTGCAACGCCACGGCGGCGCTGCTGGGGTCCGACTACACCGATCCAGGCTACGGGCCCACCTTCGCCGACGTGCTGGAGGGACGCTCCACCATCGCCGAGGCGGCCGTGCAGAAAAGCTTCCCGACGCTCTGGACGCTGCCGGGGTCGGAAAAGCTGGTGGCGTACGAGATGGCGCGCGACGATGCGCGGCGCGGACGGGTGATCCACTCCGTCGCGTCGCTCCTCTCCGAGGCGATCCCCGACGAGATCGACGTGGTGCTGATCGACACGCCGCCGTCGGGCGGGATCTGGCTGCAGGTGGCGCTGGCGGCGGCGCACAGCTACACCGTGGTCGCCACGCCGGACGACTTCTCGGCCAGCGGCGTGCTCAAGCTGATCGGCACGGTGGACCAGGTGTGCGCCGACTTCAACCCTGCGCTGCGCCGCGCCGGCTTCCTCATCAACCAGTACCGCCGCACCTCCGAGGGCGACCAGTACGTCCGTTTCTACCGCGACTGCTTCCCGGA is a genomic window containing:
- a CDS encoding ParA family protein, which produces MAHITCFTVQKGGAGKTSMTVNVAGTLAGAYGLRTLVIDADPQCNATAALLGSDYTDPGYGPTFADVLEGRSTIAEAAVQKSFPTLWTLPGSEKLVAYEMARDDARRGRVIHSVASLLSEAIPDEIDVVLIDTPPSGGIWLQVALAAAHSYTVVATPDDFSASGVLKLIGTVDQVCADFNPALRRAGFLINQYRRTSEGDQYVRFYRDCFPEDVFRTVFPMRGVIGSSRGMRMPVELYERLYRVSTPAAPLFREVAAEWMERVGIEGRGAAPRLDGEQLGIGLEMEVAA